One segment of Candidatus Zixiibacteriota bacterium DNA contains the following:
- the fabD gene encoding ACP S-malonyltransferase: MNKTALFFPGQASQYIGMGKDLYDHSAEVRRLYELASDEIGEDIARLSFDGPAEELKRTRFTQPAILLHSLAVLSVMESDGVAFDYAAGHSLGEYGALAVCGALSFEDAVRAVVRRAALMEDACVANPGTMAAVMGLSEEQIADVCRQASSAGIVVPANYNSDAQIVVSGAVAGVEKAAELARQAGAKRAIVLEVGGAFHSPLMEPAREGLESYLADVAINAPARPVIANVTADEARDGAEIRRLLVQQITAPVRWAQTMTFLRDRGVTRIIEIGPGKVLTGLARREMKPEQSINLDRLEDIHVFAAANVEN, translated from the coding sequence ATGAACAAGACTGCTCTCTTTTTCCCCGGGCAGGCATCGCAGTATATCGGCATGGGCAAGGACCTGTACGACCACTCGGCCGAGGTGCGCCGACTGTACGAACTGGCGTCCGATGAGATAGGCGAGGATATCGCCCGGCTCTCGTTCGACGGCCCGGCCGAAGAACTGAAACGAACACGTTTCACGCAGCCGGCCATCCTGCTGCACTCGCTTGCCGTGCTGTCGGTCATGGAATCCGACGGCGTCGCGTTCGACTATGCGGCCGGACACTCCCTCGGCGAGTACGGCGCCCTGGCCGTCTGCGGCGCCCTGTCATTTGAAGATGCCGTCCGCGCCGTGGTCCGACGGGCCGCATTAATGGAGGACGCCTGCGTCGCCAATCCGGGAACTATGGCCGCCGTCATGGGTTTGAGTGAGGAGCAGATCGCCGATGTGTGCAGGCAGGCGTCGAGCGCCGGAATCGTCGTACCGGCCAATTATAACTCCGACGCTCAGATTGTTGTTTCGGGAGCGGTCGCAGGAGTCGAAAAAGCCGCCGAACTTGCCAGACAGGCAGGCGCCAAACGGGCGATTGTGCTCGAGGTGGGCGGCGCGTTTCATTCTCCGCTTATGGAGCCGGCCAGGGAAGGCCTCGAGTCGTACCTCGCCGATGTCGCCATCAACGCCCCCGCGCGACCCGTTATCGCCAATGTTACGGCCGACGAAGCTCGCGACGGCGCCGAAATCCGCCGGCTTTTGGTGCAGCAGATTACCGCGCCGGTCCGGTGGGCACAGACCATGACGTTCTTGCGCGACCGAGGCGTGACTCGTATAATCGAGATCGGCCCCGGCAAGGTGCTCACCGGCCTCGCTCGTCGGGAGATGAAACCCGAGCAGTCGATCAACCTCGACCGGCTCGAAGACATCCATGTGTTCGCCGCGGCGAACGTCGAAAACTGA
- a CDS encoding beta-ketoacyl-ACP synthase III produces MAQKAKARISGTGSYIPPHRMTNADFEKIVDTSDEWITTRTGIKERRIARDSIQTSDMALEACRRALDMAGCAADEVDALIVGTVTPDYPLPSTACVVQEKMAMPNAVAFDVVAACAGFINGVSIARAMIETGAARKILVAGSEKLSSITNYGDRGTCVLFGDGAGAVVLEESHGDSGVLGTFLRSDGSMRKWLWIESGGTCRPVTPDFAFDNSNKIVMNGSDIFKVAVREMTRACLKVLDDCSLTADDVALVVPHQANIRIIEGVAKRLNIGLDRFFLNIDRYGNTSAASVPLALDEANRAGRIKAGDHVLMVAFGGGLIWGSALVKW; encoded by the coding sequence ATGGCTCAAAAGGCAAAGGCGAGGATATCGGGAACGGGGTCATATATACCTCCGCACCGGATGACCAACGCTGATTTCGAGAAGATAGTCGACACATCTGACGAGTGGATCACCACTCGCACCGGTATCAAAGAACGACGAATCGCTCGCGACTCTATCCAGACGTCAGATATGGCGCTGGAGGCATGTCGGCGTGCGCTCGATATGGCCGGCTGCGCTGCGGACGAAGTGGACGCGCTCATCGTGGGAACCGTCACCCCCGATTACCCCCTGCCGTCGACCGCCTGCGTCGTGCAGGAAAAAATGGCCATGCCGAATGCGGTCGCTTTTGATGTCGTTGCCGCCTGTGCGGGCTTCATCAACGGTGTATCGATCGCCCGCGCCATGATCGAAACCGGAGCCGCCCGAAAAATCCTCGTCGCCGGGTCCGAAAAGCTGTCCTCGATCACCAATTACGGAGACCGCGGCACCTGTGTGCTTTTCGGCGACGGCGCCGGCGCGGTCGTCCTCGAAGAATCGCACGGCGACTCCGGCGTCCTGGGCACTTTCCTCCGCTCCGACGGAAGCATGCGCAAGTGGCTATGGATCGAATCCGGCGGCACCTGCCGCCCGGTTACGCCCGACTTCGCGTTCGACAACTCGAACAAGATCGTGATGAACGGGTCCGATATTTTCAAAGTCGCCGTTCGGGAGATGACCAGGGCGTGCCTGAAAGTGCTCGACGACTGCTCGCTGACCGCGGATGATGTCGCGCTGGTCGTCCCGCATCAGGCGAATATCCGTATCATCGAAGGCGTCGCGAAACGACTCAACATCGGTCTCGACCGATTCTTTCTGAATATAGATCGCTATGGAAATACGTCAGCGGCCTCCGTGCCGCTGGCGCTGGACGAAGCCAACCGGGCCGGTCGCATCAAAGCGGGCGACCATGTCCTGATGGTTGCATTCGGCGGCGGACTCATCTGGGGTTCGGCGCTGGTAAAATGGTAG
- the plsX gene encoding phosphate acyltransferase PlsX, whose product MTAAQTYTIVLDVMGADRGPESIILGGLEAARMIGDSLVVELVGDEDAIQKVLDTQDAVPANVSVRHAEQEVPMDMAATEGVRLRQSSIAVGIRQVKQGKAHAFVSPGNTGAVMATSLLTLGRIPGVSRPAITSTFPTSTGKPCIVLDVGANADCKPQHLSQFAVMGSVYAQVSFRVQAPRVGLISIGEERSKGNELIFSARELLKDSQINFVGNIEGRDILSGVVDVAVTDGFTGNILLKFAESIQPMLATAIKRQIQTNIFSRFGVMMMLPFMRRMKNTFDYAQWGGAPLLGVNGVIVICHGSSSAKAIRNAVAGAHRMAQQDITVRLRDELITNHFGIENGSKGKGEDIGNGVIYTSAPDDQR is encoded by the coding sequence GTGACGGCTGCGCAAACCTACACGATCGTGCTCGATGTCATGGGCGCCGACCGCGGCCCTGAGTCTATCATTCTGGGCGGGCTCGAGGCTGCGCGGATGATCGGCGACAGCCTTGTGGTCGAATTGGTCGGCGACGAAGACGCCATCCAGAAAGTGCTCGACACGCAGGACGCCGTGCCCGCCAACGTCAGCGTCCGCCACGCCGAGCAGGAGGTCCCGATGGACATGGCCGCCACCGAAGGCGTACGCCTGCGCCAGAGTTCCATCGCCGTGGGCATCCGTCAGGTGAAACAGGGGAAAGCGCACGCGTTTGTGTCGCCGGGAAACACCGGCGCCGTCATGGCCACGTCGCTGCTGACCCTCGGCCGCATTCCCGGCGTCAGTCGCCCCGCCATTACGTCCACCTTTCCCACCAGCACCGGCAAACCGTGTATAGTTCTCGACGTCGGAGCCAACGCCGACTGCAAGCCGCAGCACTTGTCCCAGTTCGCGGTGATGGGCTCGGTCTACGCGCAGGTCAGTTTCCGCGTGCAGGCGCCGAGAGTCGGGCTGATTTCGATCGGTGAAGAGCGGAGCAAAGGCAACGAACTGATCTTCTCGGCACGCGAGCTGCTGAAAGACTCGCAAATCAATTTCGTCGGCAACATCGAGGGCCGCGACATATTGTCGGGCGTGGTTGATGTCGCCGTCACCGACGGCTTCACCGGGAATATCCTTTTGAAATTCGCGGAGTCGATCCAGCCGATGCTGGCGACTGCCATCAAGCGCCAGATTCAGACCAACATCTTCTCGAGATTCGGCGTGATGATGATGCTGCCATTCATGCGGCGCATGAAAAACACCTTCGATTACGCACAGTGGGGAGGCGCGCCGCTTCTCGGCGTCAACGGCGTTATCGTGATCTGTCACGGCTCCTCCAGCGCCAAAGCGATCCGCAACGCCGTCGCCGGCGCCCATCGCATGGCCCAGCAGGACATCACCGTGCGGCTCAGGGATGAGCTGATCACCAACCACTTTGGAATTGAGAATGGCTCAAAAGGCAAAGGCGAGGATATCGGGAACGGGGTCATATATACCTCCGCACCGGATGACCAACGCTGA
- the rpmF gene encoding 50S ribosomal protein L32, whose product MPLPKRRHSVTRGRKRRTHWKITAPRVVTCNCGEAKLSHHVCPHCGEYKGRKLLHVTEA is encoded by the coding sequence ATGCCACTGCCTAAACGGAGACACTCCGTTACCCGAGGCCGGAAGCGCCGCACCCACTGGAAGATAACGGCGCCCCGGGTTGTCACGTGCAACTGCGGAGAGGCGAAACTGTCGCACCACGTGTGCCCGCACTGCGGCGAATACAAAGGACGCAAGCTGCTGCACGTGACCGAAGCGTAA
- a CDS encoding DUF177 domain-containing protein yields the protein MDEFPAHVTLLSRDGEIAPVREDVKSVGPVTVSLTIQKSGDEFFCQGTVTAALRLECARCLVAFEYDVEGHAGFIATTEQLREQYRAEAVDDEEYVTFIAGEMRVDITDLVREALLLELPMKPLCRDECKGMCSRCGANLNEKPCECETKSIDPRWEGLKVLLKRAPEKGNE from the coding sequence TTGGACGAGTTCCCTGCCCATGTCACCCTGCTGTCCCGCGACGGCGAAATTGCGCCGGTTCGCGAGGATGTGAAGTCGGTCGGCCCGGTCACGGTGTCGCTGACGATACAAAAGTCGGGTGACGAGTTTTTTTGTCAGGGGACGGTGACAGCTGCGTTGCGGTTAGAATGCGCCCGCTGCCTGGTCGCGTTCGAATACGACGTCGAGGGACACGCCGGCTTTATCGCCACCACCGAACAGCTCCGGGAACAGTATCGTGCCGAAGCGGTTGATGACGAGGAGTACGTCACGTTTATCGCCGGCGAAATGCGCGTCGACATAACCGATCTTGTGCGTGAAGCGCTCCTTTTGGAATTGCCGATGAAACCGCTGTGCCGCGACGAGTGTAAAGGAATGTGCAGCCGATGCGGCGCCAACCTGAACGAGAAACCGTGTGAATGCGAGACGAAATCGATAGATCCGCGATGGGAGGGCCTGAAGGTCCTGCTCAAACGCGCGCCCGAGAAAGGAAACGAATAG
- the atpC gene encoding ATP synthase F1 subunit epsilon, giving the protein MFTLSIVTPERVYYDGKVSSLVVPGTEGYLGVLSNHAPLITSLRNGRIEFRDEKNAVHILAVSGGFLEVFDNKATLLADTVEASEEIDVTRAQQAFERAKKRLEMINAGESPNGAGEQEAREAIERARNRLKIYRDTHS; this is encoded by the coding sequence ATGTTTACACTATCGATTGTCACACCCGAGCGGGTTTACTATGACGGCAAGGTGTCGTCGCTGGTCGTTCCCGGCACCGAGGGTTATCTCGGCGTCCTTTCGAACCACGCGCCACTGATTACGTCGCTGCGCAACGGGCGGATCGAGTTTCGCGATGAGAAGAACGCGGTCCACATCCTGGCCGTGTCCGGCGGATTCCTCGAGGTGTTCGATAACAAGGCGACACTGCTCGCCGATACCGTCGAAGCGTCCGAGGAGATCGATGTCACCCGCGCCCAGCAGGCCTTCGAGCGCGCCAAAAAGCGGCTTGAGATGATCAACGCCGGCGAGTCACCCAACGGCGCGGGGGAGCAGGAAGCGCGCGAAGCGATCGAGCGGGCCCGCAACCGCCTCAAAATCTACCGCGATACTCACTCCTAA
- the atpD gene encoding F0F1 ATP synthase subunit beta: MAENIGKVVQVIGPTVDCEFPCDSLPDILNAIKITDAERNINLTIEVASHIGDNVVRCVALASTDGLVRGMPAVDTGAPISVPVGKTSLGRIFNLLGEPLDTIGAIPADAPRRPIHRQPPSFEDQVTKVEMFETGIKVIDLLEPYSKGGKVGLFGGAGVGKTVIIQELIHNIATEHGGYSVFSGVGERTREGNDLWLEMKESGVIERTALVFGQMNEPPGARLRVGLSGLTMAEYFRDEEGQDVLLFIDNIFRFVQAGSEVSALLGRMPSAVGYQPTLGTEMGFLQERITSTRAGSITSVQAIYVPADDLTDPAPATTFSHLDATTVLSRQIAELGIYPAVDPLDSTSRILDPHVVGEEHYRVAREVQQTLQRYKDLQDIIAILGIDELGEEDKLTVQRARKIQRFLSQPFFVAEAFTGKAGKYVKVDDTVNGFKRLVSGEFDHIPERYFYMTGTIEEVLANYEREK, translated from the coding sequence ATGGCTGAGAATATCGGCAAGGTTGTTCAGGTAATCGGTCCGACGGTCGACTGTGAGTTTCCGTGCGACTCGCTTCCGGACATTCTGAACGCGATCAAGATCACCGACGCGGAGCGAAACATCAACCTGACGATCGAAGTCGCGAGTCATATCGGCGACAATGTCGTCCGCTGCGTCGCACTGGCCTCGACCGACGGTCTCGTTCGGGGAATGCCAGCCGTCGATACCGGCGCCCCGATCTCCGTCCCGGTCGGCAAAACCTCGCTCGGGCGAATCTTCAACCTGCTGGGTGAACCGCTCGATACGATCGGCGCCATTCCGGCCGACGCACCCCGTCGACCCATCCACCGTCAGCCCCCGTCGTTCGAGGATCAGGTCACCAAGGTCGAGATGTTCGAAACCGGTATTAAAGTCATCGATCTGCTGGAACCGTACTCCAAGGGCGGTAAGGTCGGCCTGTTCGGCGGCGCCGGCGTCGGCAAAACCGTGATCATTCAGGAGTTGATTCACAATATCGCGACCGAGCACGGCGGCTACTCCGTCTTTTCCGGCGTGGGCGAGCGTACCCGCGAGGGCAACGACCTCTGGCTGGAAATGAAGGAATCTGGCGTGATCGAGCGCACGGCGCTGGTCTTCGGTCAGATGAACGAACCGCCGGGCGCGCGCCTTCGTGTCGGTCTCTCCGGCCTGACCATGGCGGAGTACTTCCGCGACGAGGAAGGCCAGGACGTGCTGCTGTTTATCGACAACATCTTCCGGTTCGTGCAGGCCGGTTCCGAGGTATCCGCACTTCTGGGCCGCATGCCGTCCGCCGTGGGCTACCAGCCGACTCTCGGCACCGAAATGGGCTTCCTGCAGGAACGGATCACGTCGACCCGCGCCGGCTCGATCACGTCAGTGCAGGCCATTTACGTTCCGGCCGACGACTTGACCGACCCCGCCCCGGCCACCACGTTCTCGCATCTCGATGCCACCACCGTGCTGTCGCGTCAGATCGCCGAGCTGGGCATTTACCCGGCCGTCGATCCGCTCGATTCCACGTCGCGCATTCTCGACCCGCACGTGGTCGGCGAAGAGCACTACCGGGTCGCCCGCGAGGTCCAGCAGACCCTGCAGCGCTACAAAGACCTCCAGGATATCATCGCCATTCTGGGTATCGACGAACTCGGCGAAGAAGACAAGCTGACCGTGCAGCGAGCCCGCAAGATCCAGCGTTTCCTCTCGCAGCCGTTCTTCGTCGCCGAGGCCTTCACCGGCAAAGCCGGCAAGTACGTCAAGGTCGATGATACCGTCAACGGGTTCAAACGGCTGGTCTCCGGTGAGTTCGATCACATCCCGGAACGCTACTTCTACATGACCGGGACTATCGAGGAAGTGCTCGCGAACTACGAACGGGAAAAGTAA
- the atpG gene encoding ATP synthase F1 subunit gamma yields MATTREVRNRIRGVRSTRRITRAMEMVAAAKLRKAQQRVEQAKPYAAKLDEMLSHLASASTDEIQHPFFEQRPVKHSTLVLVTADRGLCGSFNANLMRESDTWRNEHADTAFEFMLFGKKGWDYYRRRGVTVLDHQLGWEGEMDYGRAREAVARLSQRFIDGETDRIDLIYTTFVSMGSFRVTRETFLPIPRHPVGAHQEHERERDYIFEPGPQEIYAQLLPYYATTKLITVLTESFASEQASRMLAMNAATKAAGDMIDTLTLEMNKARQAQITKELLEVVSGADALKG; encoded by the coding sequence ATGGCAACAACTCGCGAAGTACGCAATCGGATCAGGGGCGTCAGGTCGACCCGCCGCATTACGCGGGCGATGGAGATGGTCGCGGCCGCCAAGCTGCGCAAGGCGCAGCAGCGTGTCGAGCAGGCCAAGCCGTATGCCGCCAAGCTCGACGAGATGCTCAGCCACCTTGCGTCCGCCTCCACGGACGAGATCCAGCATCCGTTCTTCGAGCAGCGCCCCGTCAAGCATTCCACCCTGGTCCTGGTGACGGCCGATCGCGGTCTGTGCGGTTCGTTCAACGCCAACCTGATGCGCGAGTCCGATACCTGGCGCAACGAACACGCCGACACCGCATTCGAGTTTATGCTGTTCGGCAAAAAAGGCTGGGACTACTACCGGCGGCGCGGCGTGACGGTGCTCGATCACCAGCTCGGCTGGGAAGGGGAGATGGATTACGGTCGCGCCCGCGAGGCGGTCGCGCGCCTGTCGCAGCGCTTCATAGACGGCGAAACCGACCGCATCGATTTGATTTATACGACCTTCGTATCAATGGGATCGTTCCGCGTCACGCGCGAAACCTTCCTGCCGATTCCGCGCCACCCGGTGGGCGCCCACCAGGAGCACGAACGGGAACGAGATTACATTTTCGAACCCGGACCCCAGGAGATTTACGCGCAGCTGCTGCCGTATTACGCAACAACCAAGCTGATAACCGTGCTCACCGAGTCGTTCGCGTCGGAACAGGCCAGTCGCATGCTGGCCATGAACGCCGCGACGAAGGCGGCCGGTGACATGATTGATACCCTGACGTTGGAAATGAACAAGGCCCGCCAGGCGCAGATCACCAAGGAATTGCTCGAGGTTGTGTCGGGCGCCGATGCGCTCAAGGGCTGA
- a CDS encoding porin family protein, producing MKRVMCFFVVAAIVLPLAAPTFAAGKIGFGGKAGLAISKITGDDADGLDSRTGFALGGYLEFPIAPTVAFRPEAMYIQKGAKEDLSGVDMTFKLDYIEVPLLLVVKIPTETGSVTPEFFAGPAIGMNVTAKVTGEYEGESESIDIDNAKSMDLGVTVGGGAAFKVGEANKLTIDVRYTLGLTKLFDDVDDPGEGDLVNDDGSTPDVKNGSIVVLVGFGI from the coding sequence ATGAAACGTGTAATGTGCTTTTTCGTTGTGGCAGCGATAGTGCTTCCACTTGCCGCACCGACTTTCGCCGCCGGTAAGATCGGTTTCGGCGGCAAGGCCGGTCTTGCTATTTCAAAGATCACGGGTGACGACGCGGATGGATTGGACTCACGCACCGGCTTCGCACTGGGAGGCTACCTTGAGTTCCCGATCGCGCCGACCGTCGCCTTCCGTCCGGAAGCGATGTACATCCAGAAAGGCGCCAAGGAAGACCTGTCGGGCGTCGACATGACGTTCAAACTCGACTATATCGAAGTACCTCTCCTACTGGTCGTAAAGATCCCCACCGAGACCGGCAGTGTGACGCCAGAGTTCTTCGCGGGTCCCGCTATCGGTATGAACGTGACCGCCAAGGTTACGGGTGAGTACGAGGGCGAATCCGAATCTATCGACATTGACAACGCGAAGTCGATGGATCTCGGCGTCACGGTCGGCGGCGGTGCGGCTTTCAAGGTCGGCGAAGCCAACAAACTGACGATCGATGTTCGGTACACGCTTGGTCTCACCAAGCTCTTTGACGATGTCGACGACCCGGGTGAAGGCGACCTGGTAAACGACGATGGCTCCACACCCGACGTCAAGAACGGCAGCATCGTGGTACTGGTAGGATTCGGCATCTAG
- the atpA gene encoding F0F1 ATP synthase subunit alpha — protein sequence MGLNPEEVSSVIKKELEKYETKLEMKSVGTVLQVGDGIARVWGLEDVQMSELVEFSGGIKGLVLNLEEDNVGVAIFGPDTTINEGDQVRRTGSVASVPVGDALVGRVVNPLGQPIDGQGPIVTDKYRVIEGMAPNVVQRQPVKEPLQTGLKAIDSMIPIGRGQRELIIGDRQTGKTAVAIDAIINQKSTDVFCIYVAIGQKASTVAQVVETLRQHGAMEYTTVVSATATDPAPLQYIAPYAGCAMGEEFMRNGKHVLVIYDDLSKQAQAYRQLSLLLRRPPGREAYPGDIFYCHSRLLERAAKLSDELGGGSLTALPIIETQAGDVSAYIPTNVISITDGQIFLEGELFYAGVRPAINVGISVSRVGGNAQTKMMKQVAGSLKLDLAQYRELAAFTQFGSDLDEATKRQLNRGEKMVELLKQGQYEPMPVAKQVMIIWVGGKGYFDDIDTEKIGTFQEEFFKFCDQKYPDIEHSLASEKKISDELNAKLKTAVEQFKAQFAGK from the coding sequence ATGGGTCTGAACCCTGAAGAAGTTTCATCAGTCATCAAAAAGGAGCTTGAGAAGTACGAAACCAAGCTCGAGATGAAGTCGGTCGGAACCGTACTTCAGGTTGGTGACGGCATTGCCCGTGTCTGGGGACTCGAAGACGTCCAGATGTCCGAGCTGGTCGAGTTCTCAGGCGGTATCAAAGGCTTGGTGCTGAACCTCGAAGAAGATAACGTCGGGGTGGCCATTTTCGGACCGGATACGACAATCAACGAAGGTGACCAGGTGCGCCGGACCGGCAGCGTGGCCTCCGTTCCCGTGGGCGATGCGCTCGTGGGTCGTGTGGTTAACCCGCTCGGACAGCCGATCGACGGCCAAGGACCGATTGTCACCGACAAGTATCGCGTGATCGAAGGCATGGCCCCGAACGTCGTGCAGCGTCAGCCCGTGAAAGAACCGCTGCAGACCGGGTTGAAAGCCATTGACTCGATGATTCCGATCGGCCGGGGCCAGCGCGAGCTGATTATCGGCGATCGCCAGACCGGCAAGACCGCCGTCGCGATCGACGCGATCATCAATCAGAAAAGCACCGACGTGTTTTGCATCTATGTCGCCATCGGCCAGAAAGCGTCAACCGTGGCACAGGTCGTGGAGACGCTGCGCCAGCACGGCGCGATGGAATACACGACCGTCGTCTCCGCCACGGCGACCGACCCCGCGCCGCTGCAGTATATCGCCCCGTATGCGGGATGCGCCATGGGCGAGGAGTTCATGCGTAACGGCAAACACGTGCTGGTGATCTACGACGATTTGTCCAAGCAGGCGCAGGCCTATCGCCAGCTGTCGCTTCTGCTTCGCCGTCCACCGGGACGCGAGGCGTACCCGGGTGACATCTTCTACTGTCACTCCCGTCTGCTCGAGCGCGCGGCGAAACTCTCCGATGAACTCGGCGGCGGGTCGCTGACCGCACTGCCGATAATCGAGACGCAGGCCGGCGACGTGTCGGCGTACATTCCGACCAACGTGATTTCGATCACCGACGGCCAGATCTTTCTCGAAGGCGAGTTGTTCTACGCCGGTGTGCGTCCCGCCATCAACGTCGGTATCTCCGTCTCGCGTGTGGGCGGCAACGCCCAGACCAAGATGATGAAGCAGGTCGCCGGTTCGCTGAAGCTCGACCTCGCGCAGTACCGCGAGCTGGCCGCCTTTACGCAGTTCGGCTCGGATCTCGACGAGGCCACCAAGCGCCAGCTCAACCGCGGTGAGAAGATGGTGGAGCTGCTGAAGCAGGGACAGTACGAACCGATGCCGGTGGCCAAGCAGGTGATGATCATCTGGGTCGGCGGCAAGGGCTATTTCGACGACATCGACACCGAGAAAATCGGCACGTTCCAGGAAGAGTTCTTCAAATTCTGCGACCAGAAGTATCCGGATATCGAACATTCGCTCGCGAGCGAAAAGAAGATTTCGGATGAGTTGAACGCGAAACTGAAAACGGCCGTGGAGCAATTCAAGGCTCAGTTCGCAGGCAAGTAG
- the atpH gene encoding ATP synthase F1 subunit delta, whose protein sequence is MLVWEVAKKYASALFMSVQQRKLVDRVDEQMLALKIVLDKDRALLDYLAAPQIPDESKLELVNSVFGPRLEKILVEFLLLLVRKHRADYLPEIVDAFDRLVKAEKGIGTVTAITAVPMTGDEERRLVKTLQARTGLTIELTKKLDRSILGGMIVIMHNEVIDGSVRHGLQTMKEQLAGVRVH, encoded by the coding sequence ATGCTGGTCTGGGAAGTCGCCAAAAAATACGCCTCGGCGCTGTTCATGTCGGTGCAACAGCGGAAACTCGTCGACCGCGTTGACGAGCAGATGCTCGCGCTGAAGATCGTACTGGACAAGGATCGCGCGCTGCTGGACTATCTCGCCGCACCCCAGATTCCCGACGAAAGCAAGCTGGAACTCGTCAACAGCGTCTTCGGGCCCCGGCTCGAAAAGATCCTGGTCGAGTTTCTGCTGCTGCTGGTGCGCAAGCACCGCGCCGACTATCTGCCGGAGATCGTTGACGCCTTCGACCGGCTGGTCAAGGCGGAGAAGGGGATAGGGACCGTCACCGCGATTACGGCGGTGCCGATGACCGGCGACGAAGAACGCCGTCTGGTGAAGACCCTGCAGGCACGGACCGGACTTACGATCGAACTGACGAAGAAGCTGGATCGGTCGATTCTCGGCGGCATGATCGTCATCATGCACAACGAGGTTATCGACGGTTCGGTGCGGCACGGCCTGCAGACGATGAAAGAACAGCTGGCGGGAGTGCGCGTGCATTAG
- the atpF gene encoding F0F1 ATP synthase subunit B gives MLEAIGFDLAQAITHLISFLLALWLLKKFAWTPLMNLLDERRNKIKDEFDLIENEKANVARLSDDYESKLKHIDEERRAEIVKAVEEGKKIAAEIKTTAQHEARELADKAKRDLEREVAKAKVQLRDDMVGITLTAAEKVIHERLDDKKHRELITRFIDGLEKV, from the coding sequence GTGCTTGAAGCCATTGGTTTTGATCTTGCTCAGGCGATAACCCATCTGATCAGCTTCCTGCTGGCCTTATGGCTGCTGAAGAAGTTTGCCTGGACGCCGCTGATGAACCTACTCGATGAGCGTCGAAACAAAATCAAAGACGAGTTCGACCTGATCGAGAACGAAAAAGCGAACGTCGCACGGCTCTCCGACGACTACGAGTCCAAGCTCAAGCATATCGATGAAGAGCGGCGGGCGGAGATCGTCAAGGCGGTCGAGGAAGGCAAGAAGATCGCGGCGGAAATCAAGACGACCGCGCAGCACGAAGCGCGCGAGTTGGCCGATAAGGCCAAGCGCGATCTCGAACGCGAAGTCGCGAAGGCCAAAGTGCAGCTTCGCGACGACATGGTCGGCATCACCCTGACCGCCGCCGAGAAAGTGATCCACGAGAGGCTCGACGATAAGAAACATCGCGAGCTGATCACCCGCTTCATCGACGGACTCGAGAAGGTGTAG
- the atpE gene encoding ATP synthase F0 subunit C: MDYQSMLSLALPLGVAIAAVGSALGLGKAVGSAMEAIGRQPEAAGKIQTAMIIGCALIEALTIYALVVFFIAQGKITG; encoded by the coding sequence ATGGATTATCAGTCAATGTTGTCGCTCGCGTTGCCGCTCGGCGTTGCCATTGCCGCAGTAGGTTCCGCGCTTGGTCTCGGAAAGGCCGTGGGCTCCGCGATGGAAGCAATCGGTCGCCAGCCGGAGGCGGCGGGCAAGATCCAGACCGCGATGATCATCGGCTGCGCTCTTATCGAGGCGCTGACCATCTACGCGCTCGTGGTCTTCTTCATCGCGCAGGGCAAGATCACCGGCTGA